The nucleotide sequence TGCCGGGGTCGCAGGTCGGCCTGCGCCAGGTCGTCGACTTCGATTCGCTGATCGGGCAGGCGCTGCCGATGAAGATCATCAAGCTCAACAAGAATCGTCGCAATATCGTCGTCTCCCGCCGCGTCGTACTTGAAGCGGAACGTGATGAGCTGCGCGATAAGCTGTTAGAGGAAATACAGATCGGACAACTGCGCCGTGGCCGGGTCAAGAACATCACCGACTTCGGCGTCTTCATCGACTTAGGCGGCGTCGATGGACTGCTGCACATTACCGACATGTCGTGGGGACGAATCCGTCACCCGTCGGAACTGGTGGCGGTCGGTGACGACATCGAAGTCAAAATACTCGACTATGACGGCCAGTCGGGGCGCATCTCGCTGGGCCTCAAGCAACTGACCCCATACCCATGGGACGACGTCGACACCAAGTATCCTTCGGGGAGCCGCATCACCGGACGCGTCGTATCGATCACCGACTACGGCGCCTTCGTCGAATTGGAAAAGGGCGTCGAGGGACTCGTTCACATCTCCGAGATGTCGTGGACGCACCATGTCAAGCATCCCTCCAAGTACATGCAGGTCGGCGACACGATCGAAGCGATGGTCTTGAATGTCGACAAAGACCACCAGAAGATCTCTCTGGGCATCAAACAACTCGAACCCGATCCGTGGTCTGCGGTCGAACTCAAGTTTCCGGTCGGCACCCGTGTCGAGGGCAAGGTTCGCAATCTGACCGCCTTCGGCGCCTTTGTCGAGTTGGAGGAAGGCATCGATGGTCTGGTGCACATCTCCGATTTGTCCTGGACCCGCCGCGTCCAGCATCCCTCTGAAATCCTCAAGAAGGGCGATTCGGTCGACGTGGTCGTGCTGAACATCGACGCGGAAAACCGCAAGATTTCGCTGGGTCACAAGCAAGTCCTCGAAGACCCGTGGCCGAACTACCACGAGCGGTTCCGTGTCGGCAATGAGATGAACGGCAAGATCCTGCGCATGCTCGACCGCGGAGTCGTGGTGGACATCGATAATGAAGTTGAAGGATTCGTCC is from Candidatus Zixiibacteriota bacterium and encodes:
- the rpsA gene encoding 30S ribosomal protein S1 translates to MPQTTKGGKTGRAETTTRKSKSTSVVSARKSPKEQAEETTSRKRKKVTDVKTEGLTRTATVRKTKSVKRAERPSETAVVVEEREEIYAPDWEEAEFTPEDDARMDTLYQESIANVMEGEVVKGRVQAVGRDEVIVDVGFKSEGVIPIGQFGEPLNIKVGDEIEVFLDAVEDQEGQLVLSKSKADFLRVWDEIRAAHEGGTVLDGKIVRRIKGGLVVDMFGVEAFLPGSQVGLRQVVDFDSLIGQALPMKIIKLNKNRRNIVVSRRVVLEAERDELRDKLLEEIQIGQLRRGRVKNITDFGVFIDLGGVDGLLHITDMSWGRIRHPSELVAVGDDIEVKILDYDGQSGRISLGLKQLTPYPWDDVDTKYPSGSRITGRVVSITDYGAFVELEKGVEGLVHISEMSWTHHVKHPSKYMQVGDTIEAMVLNVDKDHQKISLGIKQLEPDPWSAVELKFPVGTRVEGKVRNLTAFGAFVELEEGIDGLVHISDLSWTRRVQHPSEILKKGDSVDVVVLNIDAENRKISLGHKQVLEDPWPNYHERFRVGNEMNGKILRMLDRGVVVDIDNEVEGFVPLNQLGVKDLDKPESAFKADDVLDLRVIEFDPTNRRIVLSVEAYFKERDRAELEQFLAAHPTTAGTSLGEAAGVPEAVPLPAEPESESGEPQGVDEVESKPEE